The following coding sequences are from one Cytophagia bacterium CHB2 window:
- a CDS encoding shikimate kinase: MDSLVTSKPINHVFLVGFMGSGKSTIGRLLALQLGWRFIDLDEEIVRHERMPIEQIFAERGEPYFRGVEVRLLQNLLAHHKTVIALGGGTPAQESAWPVLAQGLVIYLRCHPDELFRRLKDEVNRPMLSRVPPAERPLF; encoded by the coding sequence ATGGACAGCTTGGTTACGTCAAAACCGATAAATCACGTTTTTTTGGTTGGCTTCATGGGAAGCGGCAAAAGCACGATTGGACGCTTGCTGGCGTTGCAGCTTGGTTGGCGCTTCATCGACTTGGATGAAGAAATTGTGCGGCACGAACGCATGCCGATCGAGCAAATTTTTGCGGAGCGCGGTGAGCCTTATTTTCGCGGAGTGGAGGTGAGGTTGTTGCAAAACCTGCTCGCGCATCACAAAACCGTGATTGCGCTAGGCGGCGGTACGCCGGCGCAAGAAAGCGCCTGGCCGGTTCTGGCGCAGGGTCTGGTGATTTATTTGCGCTGCCATCCCGACGAATTGTTTCGCCGCTTGAAGGATGAAGTCAACCGCCCGATGCTGAGCCGTGTGCCACCGGCAGAACGCCCGCTCTTCAT
- the aroC gene encoding chorismate synthase → MSHLRYFTAGESHGQALVGILEGLPAGLEIDEAYLAQQLHRRQQGYGRGGRMRIEQDYAQILSGVRFGKTLGTPLALHIENRDWQNWQTKMSVTPVTSQIPPVEIPRPGHADLAGGVKYQTDDLRNVLERASARETAMRVALGAAARKFLEAFDIRIISHVVQIQQAQSRYSFMNIGKIDFDVPLTEIASRTEASSVRCLDGEAEKQMIALIDQAKRNRDTVGGIFEVAALNLPVGLGSHVQWDRRLDARLAAAMMSIPAIKGVEIGNGFDAGRNWGSAVHDQIYYSDERGYFRASNNAGGLEGGITNGEPLVVRVAKKPISTLMRPLDSVNIHTKEPAEAHIERSDVCAVPAAAVIGEAMLALVLADAMLEKFGGDSMQEIHERWTAWLRQNR, encoded by the coding sequence ATGAGCCACCTACGTTATTTTACCGCCGGTGAATCGCACGGCCAGGCGCTTGTCGGTATATTGGAAGGTTTGCCAGCCGGTTTGGAAATCGATGAAGCTTATCTCGCGCAGCAGCTTCATCGCCGGCAGCAGGGTTATGGCCGGGGCGGCCGCATGCGCATCGAGCAGGATTACGCACAAATCCTCAGCGGTGTGCGCTTCGGCAAAACCTTGGGAACGCCGCTGGCGCTGCACATCGAGAATCGCGATTGGCAGAATTGGCAAACCAAGATGTCGGTCACGCCCGTCACCAGCCAAATTCCGCCGGTCGAAATTCCCCGGCCCGGGCATGCTGACCTTGCCGGCGGCGTCAAATATCAAACCGATGATTTGCGCAATGTGCTGGAGCGCGCCAGCGCGCGTGAAACCGCGATGCGCGTGGCGCTCGGCGCGGCGGCGCGAAAATTCCTCGAAGCCTTTGATATTCGGATCATCAGTCATGTTGTGCAGATTCAACAAGCGCAGAGCCGTTATTCTTTTATGAATATCGGCAAGATTGATTTTGATGTGCCGCTGACGGAAATCGCCTCTCGCACGGAAGCGTCATCGGTGCGCTGCCTCGATGGCGAGGCTGAGAAACAAATGATTGCGCTTATCGATCAAGCCAAAAGAAACCGCGATACGGTAGGCGGCATTTTCGAAGTTGCCGCGCTCAATCTGCCGGTGGGACTCGGCAGTCATGTGCAGTGGGATCGCCGGCTGGACGCGCGTTTGGCCGCAGCCATGATGAGCATTCCGGCAATCAAGGGCGTCGAAATCGGCAATGGCTTTGATGCGGGGCGAAACTGGGGCAGCGCGGTTCACGATCAAATTTACTATTCGGACGAACGCGGTTATTTTAGGGCGTCAAACAATGCCGGCGGTTTGGAAGGCGGCATCACCAACGGCGAGCCGCTGGTGGTGCGCGTCGCAAAGAAGCCGATTTCAACCTTGATGCGGCCGCTGGATTCAGTTAACATTCATACCAAAGAACCAGCAGAAGCGCATATCGAACGCTCGGATGTTTGCGCCGTGCCGGCTGCCGCCGTCATCGGCGAAGCAATGCTGGCGCTGGTGCTCGCGGATGCAATGCTTGAAAAGTTCGGCGGCGACTCGATGCAGGAAATTCACGAACGATGGACAGCTTGGTTACGTCAAAACCGATAA